One window from the genome of Acidimicrobiia bacterium encodes:
- a CDS encoding antitoxin — MRSIRIQVLVEPEERARMRAEAEREGKSLSEWLRDAGNERLAARRSPALTSTDALAAFFEDCDAREHETEPDWAEHLAVMARSRGGSSFAP, encoded by the coding sequence ATGCGATCGATTCGGATCCAAGTACTCGTCGAACCAGAGGAGCGGGCGCGGATGCGTGCCGAGGCGGAGCGGGAAGGAAAGTCGCTGTCCGAGTGGCTCCGGGATGCCGGAAACGAGCGGCTGGCTGCACGGCGCTCGCCTGCGCTGACCTCGACCGATGCGCTCGCCGCCTTCTTCGAGGACTGTGACGCCCGGGAGCACGAAACGGAACCGGACTGGGCCGAGCACCTCGCCGTGATGGCGCGCTCTCGCGGCGGATCGTCTTTTGCACCGTGA
- a CDS encoding type II toxin-antitoxin system VapC family toxin: MIFVDTNVWMYAVGGSHPLRRRARALLLEHADGQRMATSAEVLQELLHAYLPVQRVDTLDAALRLATELADVWSLDADDVALARALHSAHPGLSARDLIHLAVCLRREVTSLLSFDQGLVVAFGGR, translated from the coding sequence GTGATCTTCGTCGACACCAACGTGTGGATGTACGCCGTCGGGGGCTCGCATCCGCTGCGGAGGCGGGCCCGGGCGCTTCTGCTGGAGCACGCTGACGGTCAGCGGATGGCAACGTCGGCGGAGGTGCTCCAGGAACTCCTCCACGCCTACCTACCGGTGCAGCGGGTGGACACCCTGGACGCCGCCTTGCGGTTAGCTACCGAGCTGGCCGACGTGTGGTCGCTCGACGCCGACGACGTCGCCCTCGCTCGCGCACTCCACTCCGCCCATCCCGGGTTGTCGGCGCGTGACCTGATCCACCTCGCGGTGTGTCTGCGACGCGAGGTCACCAGCCTGCTCTCGTTCGATCAGGGTCTCGTCGTCGCCTTCGGCGGTCGCTGA